ttatttgagTGTTCATACGAACAAAAAGAACCAGGCTgcgttttaatattttacaaatggcCGCAAATGCTCATTTTTATCTCTTTTACCactctaaaaatatataatatttcgttttactctacgggtaacgggtataaactCACTGCGTGAAAATACATGAAACATTACTATAACATAACAGTCGCGGTCAAcgtaaaattataaataaagtatatGGATTTGGAACAGTATTCTCAAACATAATCGCTTAAgccaaattataaataaattttttatattatcatTGTCATTTCTATTGGTATCttaaaatcgcatttaattttaattattaaaattggcTTTCTTCAGGCGCTGTTTTTGGCGTTCCTATTTTGCTGTCTCCGTTCGTTTTTTCGTGAGATATGTTTGTAATTATAGATTTAATTACTACAGAACTAGTACTCGTCTCCGTCGTGTTTCTGATAAGTAATACAATAATTAGTAAGATACGGTTTATGTCAATGTTTCTTGTAGTAGCGCACCTTTTCGATTCCAAGTCCTCTaaattagaaatatttatatttggaaTATCGCTCATGTTCACGGTAGTAGTGGCTTTGTTGGTTTGCGTGCTAAGCACAGATAGGCGACCTACATTTGTATAGGGTagacagaaaaaaaaagttaaataccGTCATAAAAAACGTAAGGTACGGTACGgtcttttaaaataaaagaaaaatgtatctGCATTTAGAGTTGTTTGGTGGGCATACctaaaatcaaaagtttttaaaaattaaatttttataagtaCTAAATTAACCTAAAAAAAGCAACGAaaacatataatttttaaattaagataAGTAtacataacaaaacaaaacaaagaatCGAAAACATATATGTAATTCTTAAATGAAGATACGTAtacataacaaaacaaaataagtgGGATGATGTTAGTGAACAATTGATTACTCACCAATTGTTTCCTCTGTATTAATAGAACACAACGTGGTTGTCGTAAGATTTAAATGGTCGCGCACCGAGTCAACGGTAATATCGCCAATAGAGCTGGTGATAGTTTCGTTAGCTTGATTAGGTGAATTGGAAATGTAGACTCCATTAATTTGCTGAAGACTATTTCTATCAACATTTTCATCTGCAGGCCTTGTGGATGTGGAAATGACTGGTGGATCTTTAAGTTCAGGTGCATTCACCACTTCATCACTTGCATATGTTTCCTTATCATTATCTACATCATTTTCTTCTAGCACAGACTCTTCATTCTCTAATGGTTCTACTTGAACAATTCCAGTTGGTTGCACGACTGTGGACGTGCCTAAAGCAATACGCTGCAGTTCGGAAGAAGACATCATATACAGTGCTTCTCCTGAGTTTGTAAAGCAAAGCGACGAAATTCCACtgcaaaattaaacttaagtGTTTTAAAGTAACCCAACAATATTATTAGTATGTGGGACTTACTTAATGTCTTCCCGTCGCACTGCTGCGGCATTCAGCTGTCTTTTTAATTCAGGTACTGATAAAACCATGATATCGCCCATATTCGTTAAACATATTAATGCAGTTTCGTTATACACATCTCCACGGCCAGCAGCCAAGCTTCCACTGATATTAGCAGCCGCCTCTCCATCGCCATATGAGCGCGTAGACTTAGTTGGGCTACCACCGTGCATACTCTGGAGTATCTCCGGCGAGATGCGACAACTAAACGAACCGAAATGGATGCGTCGAATTCGAGCACCCTCGTTAGCGGTTAgcttatatttgtttattggctTTAGTTGCGGAAGTGAAAACACTTTGAACTGTTCCTCGGAAGCAATAATCACTCGATGCGGTGGACTTCCGTTTTCCCCGGTGTTCAACTGATCGACAGGGCTACCCGCCTGATCAAAAATAGAAATACCCACCACAGGAGCACGatgttttaattgaatttctttagCAAGCTGCGCGGAAACGCGGCGCGGCATCTGTGGTGGTGCATTGCCACTTGCCGACGGGACGGCAGTTGCAGCGGTCTGCGCTggtggcaaatgcaaaagaaaaaccgAGACGGTActggcatttgttgctgaccACAAAGTTGGCGACGTTATGTTGACTGAAAATTTACAAGATATACAACAAATAAGATGtaaattttgtaataaacTGTAAGTATACAAAGattataaatgaaacaaaaaagtacGCTATAGGCAAGTTACCCATTACTCAATTAGTGGggggcaaacgaaaaattataaaaactagATTTGGCATATCGATCCAAATTGGCAAGGCAAACGCTATATATAAAGCTATTGGGGTCCCAAAATTAATAACACTGTATGCTTAGCTACTGGGTCCTACTTGCGCGATTCCTTGGTTCGGTACCATTTTTTTGTCTACAGCAAATCAAAAAACAGTACAAAATTTGGCTTACCGTTAGTAACATAAGTTTTGGCAAATAGTAAACATCGCACCATGGATCCCAGCCCGTCATCTGCACAACGTGCCTCTATTTGTCTCTCGACGGGTCGAGCTTCCAGCTGTAGAGatgtaaatttattataaacgACTAGTTGATTGTTAGATGATGGTCTGAATGTTACTCACCGTTGTTGGTACCTGATTGCTCTGGTTGGTCCTAGTCGATCGACCCTTGCGAAGCTTTCTAAATGATTCCCTCAATGATTTCTTAAAAGACTTTCGACGGGACAGCTGCTCTCCTGCTCCAGTAAGATCATTCGGGTTTAATGTGCAACGATGAAATACAGGAACAAAGTTTTTGAAGTCAAAGAGTACTAAACCGTGCGCAGTGCCACCAGATACAAGGCCCCAACTTGCTTCAAGTGCCATGCATGTAATGCTTGCTGGCGGCAAAACTTGCAGAACTCCTGATATATTTACACCACGTTCCGTTGTAGGAATCGCGTCTCCGTCTAATAAGTTCGATCGCACGTTTAACTGATCGTGACCCTTCCACACAAATCCATCACGGTCGCTGACCAAATTCATTGAGCTGTATTTTAAAGATACTTTTTCAGATACGTCTATAAAGTCGGCTATAACAATTTGACCCGCTGTGCCACCAACAATAAGTTGTCCGGTTTTTGGACAGAATGCTATTTTCTTCACTGCTAAACGAGGATCATCCGAATAAGGATCAAAAAGTCCTGATTTTCGAAAAGGCGGTTC
This genomic stretch from Drosophila teissieri strain GT53w chromosome 2L, Prin_Dtei_1.1, whole genome shotgun sequence harbors:
- the LOC122621664 gene encoding lethal(2) giant larvae protein isoform X1, with product MLKFIRGKGQQPSAERQRLQKDLFAYRKTAQHGFPHKPSALAYDPVLKLMAIGTQSGALKVFGQPGVELYGQHTLVNNSASELNVQLLEWVYGTGRILSLTAANQLILWEPVGTTLLPIKTLPFDGKLKKVSSLCCSSSKDLLWIGTEGGNIYQLDLHTFTIKEPVIYHDVVLEQVPPAYKLNPGAIESIRQLPNSPSKLLVAYNRGLCVLWDFETASVERAYIAPGHGQSVGLSVNFGGSEFSWYHADGSYATWSIDNPEPPSNVNYVPYGPDPCKSINRLYKGKRRSNDVIVFSGGMPRSAYGDHNCVSVHVSDGQKVCLDFTSKVIDFFVTFKDNSDVAEVLVVLLEEELCAYDLTDSNISAIKAPYLHSVHASAVTCNYLASQVIQPVYESILRAGDEQDIDYSNISWPITGGTLPDDLEESVEEDATKLYEILLTGHEDGSVKFWDCTGVLLKPIYNFKTSSIFGSESDFRDDAAADMSAEQVDEGEPPFRKSGLFDPYSDDPRLAVKKIAFCPKTGQLIVGGTAGQIVIADFIDVSEKVSLKYSSMNLVSDRDGFVWKGHDQLNVRSNLLDGDAIPTTERGVNISGVLQVLPPASITCMALEASWGLVSGGTAHGLVLFDFKNFVPVFHRCTLNPNDLTGAGEQLSRRKSFKKSLRESFRKLRKGRSTRTNQSNQVPTTLEARPVERQIEARCADDGLGSMVRCLLFAKTYVTNVNITSPTLWSATNASTVSVFLLHLPPAQTAATAVPSASGNAPPQMPRRVSAQLAKEIQLKHRAPVVGISIFDQAGSPVDQLNTGENGSPPHRVIIASEEQFKVFSLPQLKPINKYKLTANEGARIRRIHFGSFSCRISPEILQSMHGGSPTKSTRSYGDGEAAANISGSLAAGRGDVYNETALICLTNMGDIMVLSVPELKRQLNAAAVRREDINGISSLCFTNSGEALYMMSSSELQRIALGTSTVVQPTGIVQVEPLENEESVLEENDVDNDKETYASDEVVNAPELKDPPVISTSTRPADENVDRNSLQQINGVYISNSPNQANETITSSIGDITVDSVRDHLNLTTTTLCSINTEETIGRLSVLSTQTNKATTTVNMSDIPNINISNLEDLESKRNTTETSTSSVVIKSIITNISHEKTNGDSKIGTPKTAPEESQF
- the LOC122621664 gene encoding lethal(2) giant larvae protein isoform X2, coding for MLKFIRGKGQQPSAERQRLQKDLFAYRKTAQHGFPHKPSALAYDPVLKLMAIGTQSGALKVFGQPGVELYGQHTLVNNSASELNVQLLEWVYGTGRILSLTAANQLILWEPVGTTLLPIKTLPFDGKLKKVSSLCCSSSKDLLWIGTEGGNIYQLDLHTFTIKEPVIYHDVVLEQVPPAYKLNPGAIESIRQLPNSPSKLLVAYNRGLCVLWDFETASVERAYIAPGHGQSVGLSVNFGGSEFSWYHADGSYATWSIDNPEPPSNVNYVPYGPDPCKSINRLYKGKRRSNDVIVFSGGMPRSAYGDHNCVSVHVSDGQKVCLDFTSKVIDFFVTFKDNSDVAEVLVVLLEEELCAYDLTDSNISAIKAPYLHSVHASAVTCNYLASQVIQPVYESILRAGDEQDIDYSNISWPITGGTLPDDLEESVEEDATKLYEILLTGHEDGSVKFWDCTGVLLKPIYNFKTSSIFGSESDFRDDAAADMSAEQVDEGEPPFRKSGLFDPYSDDPRLAVKKIAFCPKTGQLIVGGTAGQIVIADFIDVSEKVSLKYSSMNLVSDRDGFVWKGHDQLNVRSNLLDGDAIPTTERGVNISGVLQVLPPASITCMALEASWGLVSGGTAHGLVLFDFKNFVPVFHRCTLNPNDLTGAGEQLSRRKSFKKSLRESFRKLRKGRSTRTNQSNQVPTTLEARPVERQIEARCADDGLGSMVRCLLFAKTYVTNVNITSPTLWSATNASTVSVFLLHLPPAQTAATAVPSASGNAPPQMPRRVSAQLAKEIQLKHRAPVVGISIFDQAGSPVDQLNTGENGSPPHRVIIASEEQFKVFSLPQLKPINKYKLTANEGARIRRIHFGSFSCRISPEILQSMHGGSPTKSTRSYGDGEAAANISGSLAAGRGDVYNETALICLTNMGDIMVLSVPELKRQLNAAAVRREDINGISSLCFTNSGEALYMMSSSELQRIALGTSTVVQPTGIVQVEPLENEESVLEENDVDNDKETYASDEVVNAPELKDPPVISTSTRPADENVDRNSLQQINGVYISNSPNQANETITSSIGDITVDSVRDHLNLTTTTLCSINTEETIGMPTKQL